CGTTGCGAAGGCGGTTTGTAAAATCCAGCTGCTGGGCGCCGTTGACGGTCAAATGGAAGAGGTCGAGGTTGCACTGGATGATAATCTGAACAACAACAGTAGGGTGAGCAACGTGCTGGCTAAGAGCTAGTCAATCAATCTACTTTTACTGCATGTACATTTTAGCAATATTCTGGCTGACACTGTGTCAGGGCACAACCCCAAGTCATGGTTGTTCATGCAAAGGAGATCAGTAATGAGAGATGAGACCTCAAAGTCGTGTCCGGGTCCAAAAGGGAAGGGGTCCGCTGTTATCTCCCTTATGTCTTCGGTACCATTCAGATTGGAGCTCATCACaatctttttgtctttgatgCGGAAGCCCAAGTGAAGATGGGTGTCATTGGCCGTGGTCAGATTGAAGCTTATCCTgcaatattcattcatttggatgtttacaaatgaaaacaattctttGCGGTCGAGGGGACTACCTCTCAGCCAACGGTTTGGCTCGTCCTCTGATGGCGATGCTGCGGCCCGCACTAAGGCGGCCCAAAAGATCAACTACAAAGCCATGAAAttgctgaaaaataaagattcaAATCTCGgtgccaaagaaaaacagtaatCTGTATTTACAAAAACCACTGAACTCACCGGAAGAGGCAACACCGCAAGCATGCACGAGCCTTCGTTACCTGCTTTTGATGTCAGCAGCTTGGCAGAAGAAAGAATAGGACAAAGAGGAAGGAGAGTACGAGAAGTGGCACCAGTAGTTGGACGTGTGGTAGAAGAGACGCAAGTAGTTGACACAGATGTAGGACAAGTAAGAGGAGGGGGACGGACGTCCTTGGCTGCAGAGGTCAAACAAATTTTAATATGAGATTGCATATTCAATGATAGGCAAAGTAAACAAGTGTTCAAAGACCttttttacaaatgaattccTTTGGTGTATCACAGCGGCAGTCATTAAGATATCCATCTGTTCTCACTTCAACGCAGAACTCCCTGTTTCGGTGGTTATTGGGCTCTCCTTCGTTCCAGCGAAAGTAGTCCTGTGCGAAGGTAGTCCTTTTTagaatattttctttcagtATAACTTGCCATATTCTGGTCAGTAGATAATACTGCTTCTTCACGTTGACCATAGTTTTTACTCtgtaataataaatgacaGCTTGGAACAGATCAAATTTGCTCAGTAACTTTATTCTTGTCAATTACATCAATTCATTACCCATTTCAAATTTTGTCCTGGTAATACTTCAACCTAATTATAGCTTTAACTCCAGAATGGACAACACTGAGCAACCCCGATTTTTCAGCCTTTTTTACAAACCCAAACAAGTATACCAATTCTACAAAAATGCacctaaatgttttttttttttttttttaaataaacatcccaagaaatcaaacaaaaagatgaaatagATACTCCCTCCAAACTCTGCCAATATACAAATCTGCAACTCTTATTAACATTGCAActattataaaaattaaaattgtgaAAAACTAATTTCATAATTCAGTTCTGTGCCATCCTTAGCCATTTATGCAATCAAATCGATTGCAGACGCGCTAAACAATGCGCCAACTTCATTCTTGTCACATTCCATTTCATCACCCTACAttctctttttaaatgaccacTTTTGGTGATTGATTCACTTACCGCTTTGGTTCCATCACTATTGTAAAAGTAGGTGTACCAAAAGAACCACCAGAAACGCCATTCAATGGTCACTCCCAAAAATGCGCTCCAACTTCCCGACTGATTTACAAGTTCTTCAGGAGGGAAGAACAGCAATAATCAGTTTGAGCAAAAAGACGGAAGTGGTGAAGGATTGTGCGATCATTCCTGGAATTTTCAGGAATTCCCAAGCCGCTGTTTGAATGCTTACTTGTCAAGAAATCCATCTCATCCTCTGATCGTAAGCTGCTTAGATGAGCTTTCTGTGATACACAGTACCTCTCCGCTTTGGGCCACGTTAGCTGATATTTCGGCATAAGGTAGCAATAATTGCAGTACGGCCGCCACCCGTTCTTCACGTCGCACTGGAGCTCCGTTGCGGCTGACGACACATTTTGGAGAGAAGTCAGGACTGGAATCTTTTATGCAACCATTATCAGTAGTAGCTGGCGGCATAAACACTCTTCCATTTTATTACATGTTATTCCAGCACCATTTcatgaagaaatgaaacaGATCATGTTGGGACTTTTGTGATATGTTAATATGCACTGTAAAACCTAACAAAGCTGACTCGACTTCCCCAGAATTCCCCAAAAGCCCCAATGAAAGCGACTCGAAATTTACATTCCTAAAGGTCACAAGGTCTTACTTTATGGAGGACACATTTGCATGGACTCCTTATtgtttggtaaaaaaaaaatgtagttcATGTAATTTGTCTAAGACATTAAATGGACGTGGAACACAATTGTTGCAAGAGCTAACGCCAATTTGTTCACTCATAAAGGCAAATTGTGTCAAAACATGACACGAAATCAAAAGGAAAGCGCTGAGATTGACTTTGGCTCCACCTCGTGGTCAGACACAGTGCTTAAAAAAGTTAAGCTGTGCTAAACTCGCCAATATAGCGATCCAGATGTTTTGTAAGCAATTGAATAAtcgcaaaaacacacacttgcaaTTGTCAAGTCAACGCACTCTCGAAAAGTTAAATGAAAGATGACATACACAGGGTAATTGTCGACTTGCAATTAATGAATACTGTTGCACAAAAACGCCACCATTCGTGTACGACTCACACATGACTGGAGCAGGCAAAAAGTTGGCGAAGAAGGCCATTAGGAGATGCAGGTACATGGTGACAGCCACTGCGGTCCCTCACGAAATCAGTCAGACCAGACTACCGCAAGCCAGAGGCTTTGGCTACGGAATGGATGGAAAGTCAAGTGCCCGAAGTGTGCAACCGCAAGCCCCACGTACACGTCCAAACACACGCCACAGAGAGTTGAGGGTTCTGAGATCAGGCGTCATAAAGgcagagcaaaaacaaacacaaagacgtCATCACAAAGGCATCACACAAACATCAgcatttcaaaagcaaaacatcagaaataaagaaaaaaatatcatcatcatctaggCGTCATAAAGGCAGAGGGCAGAAAAGCGTCATTACAAATACATCACAaacctttcaaaagcaaagcatcagaaataaagaaaaaaataaaagatgtattCAAAAACACTTCGCAATCGCATCAACCAGAGCAAGACTTTGTAGTGCTGTGGgttgggttagggttgtgtatatatgcctaaatattgttatccaatatatctactgcaatttcacattagattgctggtttgaaatttacttttaatattattattattttctaaataaacatttatgttaaaacttgtctggtgttctattccttgtttttatattctgagggcggtgtggcacttttcactttcacttaagctttttctctaatgaagtggcctgttattaggtacacctcatggacacttcaataggtgcactacacgaaaaaaaaaaagaataaataaataagaaagtttagcgaacgattcggtgaacgattcttttgaacaaatcttttgagtgaaccgattctaaagctGCAGTTCActagaactggaatgcacatcactggTACAAAAGATTGCAGACGGCCATTTGCTGACGGGTCGCAATAgtcgactggttagtgacgcGGGTCCTCGCTCGGTAAGAActgggttcgatcccagggGCTAGCACATacctaaatgtgcttttagaatTAGAACCTCGCTTTATATAAGTGGACGCATATGCTTACAATTcaatgttcatttatttttatcactttcagttaatctttgaccatgatatttccctaataaagtggcctgttattaggtacacttaaaaatggcggtgtacctaatggagtgtccgtgtgattccctcgttaagcgcacctgcgtgaaaagttttagctcctgcagaagtgaaaatgaccaaaaacttttcacgcaggtgcacttaacgagggaatcactcggacactccattaggtacaccgccattttagactaaagcttgacacctgtgacctttgaccatgtttttccctaataaagtggcctgttattaggtacacttgaaaatggcggtgtacctaatggagtgtccgtgtgattccctcgttaaccgcacctgcgtgaaaagttttagctcctgcagaagtgaaaatggccaaaaacttttcacgcaggtgtgtttaacgagggtagcttggaaaacatattggaacgcggccctttgaggactggaggtcgacacccctggtttaagtgaaaagtgccgcacccgccctcacccccactttctgattggctggttgatctgtgacatcactcggacactccaatAGGTACGcctccattttcaggtgtacctaataacaggccagttcattatggaaaaatcatggccaaagcttaactgaaagtgaaaagtgccacacccgccctcacccccactttctgattggctgtttgatctgtgacgtcactcaaACACTCCATTacgtacaccaccattttcaagtgtaccaataacaggccactttattagggaaatatcatggtcaaaggtcacaggtgtcaagctctagtccttggggccgcattccaacatgttttccaagattccctcgttaagtgcacctgcgtgaaaagttttagctcctgcagaacgtgaaaatagctaaatcttttcacgcaggtgtgtttaacgagggtaacttggaaaacatattggaacgcggcccttcgaggactggaggtcgacacccctggtttaagtgaaaagtgccacacccgccctcacccccactttctgattggctgtttgatctgtgacgtcactcagacactccattacgtacaccaccattttcaagtgtaccaataacaggccactttattagggaaatatcatggtcaaaggtcacaggtgtcaagctctagtccttggggccgcattccaacatgttttccaagattccctcgttaagtgcacctgcgtgaaaagttttagttcctgcagaacgtgaaaatagctaaatcttttcacgcaggtgtgtttaacgagggtaacttggaaaacatattggaacgcggcccttcgaggactggaggtcgacacccctggtttaagtgaaaagtgccacacccgccctcacccccactttctgattggctgtttgatctgtgacgtcactcggacactccattatgtacaccaccattttcaagtgtacttaATAACAGttcacttcattagggaaaaatcatggccaaagctgaactgaaagtgaaaagtgccacacccgccctcacccccacctcctgattggctggttgatctgtgacgtcacacggacactccattaggtacaccaccattttcaggtgtacctaataactttatgcattttttgtacgtgtcaagaatgtgtctttgactacttgctctttattttgggggacaccaacacgttacacaacgtaaaacacatacatattgtcatataaagcatttaaccaaatgtcatagaatagatctttattgtcattgtcacacatgtacaacgaaatttaaaaagtgccaaccgctcagtgcataaaataaaaaaaaattgttttcatgcccaaaaatgtgcattaccgacacctactggttgaagtgcGAAAGTTTTCATCATTTCAGTGGGCATACGGAGAGATGTGCTTGAGAAATTTGATGACCATTCAGTGCAGTGTTTTGACATTTGGCTTTTTTACACTAAGTAGACTGTCCAGTTTCCACGCCGTGATGCTTACCAGACTCGCAGTACCTTGTAACTTCTATCTGGGTAGTTTCTGTCGAGTCCTGGCTTCAGTCGGTGTATGTTGAGACTTTCTTCTTGTTCCGGTGAACACCGGGATTTCTATCGAGCCCTGGCTTCAGTCAAATTCTGTTGGTATACCACGCAGCAGTAGAACTGTATCGGGCTATTTGCACAGTCAACAAACAGACGatatatgacgatgatgacCGAGGGATAACTAATTGCACACAACTTGTCTCGTCTTGACAAAACTAAGACCTTTGTTTCAAAGAAACACTGTTGCATAACAAACACCCAGTTGCATATTTGACagcacattttccatcactacATTTAGCCAATAATGTAGGGATAATTGATAAGGTAAAGCAATATATGTtcaaaggcagaaaaaaataggttagggtttcacaGTAGGTTACATATAAATGTGACAGAATCAGAAAGATTCAATTCTGGCCCGCTTCTATGGCCGTGAACTTGTTATCCACAAGCGCATTCACTTCCGACTCTCTTGGTTCTCTCTGACCTGGAAAGAAGCAGCATTTAAGCAACAGATGCATTTTTATGTTGAAGATCACAGCATTTTCTGCGTGACAACTACTACACGTAAACAAGACAGCTTCCATACAGTGACGGAGATGATGAAGGAAGAATCTTTATTTATGTAAGGCACTGACAACCGAAGGACTGCGTCTGATTTTACGCGCTGTATGGTGAAAACGTTTCttcagaaatattttataCACATAAAACTCGTGTGaagttgtctttcttttttttgccttttagaTGCacatcaaagaaaacaaaaggaatgTTAG
The window above is part of the Syngnathus acus chromosome 3, fSynAcu1.2, whole genome shotgun sequence genome. Proteins encoded here:
- the LOC119121042 gene encoding uncharacterized protein LOC119121042; amino-acid sequence: MYLHLLMAFFANFLPAPVMSATELQCDVKNGWRPYCNYCYLMPKYQLTWPKAERYCVSQKAHLSSLRSEDEMDFLTKLVNQSGSWSAFLGVTIEWRFWWFFWYTYFYNSDGTKADYFRWNEGEPNNHRNREFCVEVRTDGYLNDCRCDTPKEFICKKAKDVRPPPLTCPTSVSTTCVSSTTRPTTGATSRTLLPLCPILSSAKLLTSKAGNEGSCMLAVLPLPQFHGFVVDLLGRLSAGRSIAIRGRAKPLAERISFNLTTANDTHLHLGFRIKDKKIVMSSNLNGTEDIREITADPFPFGPGHDFEIIIQCNLDLFHLTVNGAQQLDFTNRLRNVQNITALKMWRDLSLTDVRLM